Genomic DNA from Mesorhizobium sp. 131-2-1:
CATTCGCCGGTCGCCGGCAAATGGTGCAGATGCGACAGCACGTAACCGGCCACGGTCTCGTAGTCGCGGTTCTCGGGCAGGTCGATGCCGAGCACTTCCGCCATCTCGTCAGCCTGCATGTAGCCTGCCAGAAGCCAGGAGCCGTCCTCGCGCTTGACGGCGTTTTCCTCCTCGCCGGCATCGAGATCCGCGCGGAAGACGCCGGTGATGGCTTCCAGAATGTCGGCCGGCGTGACGATGCCTTCGAAATGGCCGTATTCGTCATGGACGAGTGCCATCGGCACATCCGATTCCTTCAGCTTCGACAGCACGTCGAGCGCGTCGGCCTGGTCATGGACGATGGGCGCCGCGCGCACGTGCTTGCGCGGCTCGAGCACGCGGCCGCCGAGGATCGCCGCCAGCACGTCGCGGGTCTGGACGACGCCGATCATGGCGTCGACGCCACCGTCGCCAGCCGGCAGGCGCGAATGCTGGGTCTCCATCAAGAGCTTGCGGATCGCGGTCTCGTCAGACTGCAGGTTGATCCAGTCGACCTCGGTGCGCGGCGTCATCACCGCACGCACGGCGCGGTCGCCAAGCCGCATGACGCCGGCGATCATGCGCCGCTCGTCGGATTCGATGGTGCCGTGATGCTCGGCCTCGGCGACCAGCATCTTGATCTCTTCGTCAGTGACCTTCTCCTCGGCCTCGCCGCGCTGGCCGAGTAGCCAGAGGACGGCGCGGCCGGAAATGTCGAGCAGGAAGACGAGCGGCGCGGAGATCGTGGCGAGGACGGTCATCGCCGGAGCCGCCCGGGCGGCGACCCGCTCCGGATCGCGCAGCGCGATCTGCTTCGGCACCAGCTCGCCGACGATGAGCGAGGCATAGGTGATGATCGCGACGACGATGGCGACGCCGAGCGGGTCGGCGACGCTCTCGCGAATGCCATATGAGGCCAGGTACTGCGCCAGCCTCTCGCCGAGGGTGGCGCCCGAGAAGGCGCCGGACAGCACGCCCACCAGGGTGATGCCGATCTGCACCGACGACAGGAATTTGCCGGGGTTGGAGCCGAGCGCCAGCGCGCGGCCAGCGCCCTTGACGTTGCGATCGATCATCGTCTTGAGGCGGGCTGGCCGTGACGAGACGATGGCAAGCTCGGACATTGCCAGAAGGCCGTTCACGCAGATGAGGACGGCCACGATGGCGATTTCAACGTATAGCATGCGGCGTCAATAGCATTGCTGCAGTGCATTCGAAAATAGCGGGGCTATTGTTTTTCGGGACAGCGAGCCGGTGCGGGCAAACGTTTGGCGCGAATGCGCTAGGGCAAATGCTTCATCACGCCGATCACTGCCATGCCGTCGGTGAAATAGGGATCGCCGCCGCCATTCCTCCCGGCTTGCGTGGCGCCGATGCCGGTAATCTCGCTGGTCGAGATCAGCATGCCGGCGGCGCTGAGGTCAGCGATGAGGAAATTGCGCTCGGCGTCTATGTCGGGGCCGATATGATGCGTGATGGCGCCGGTGTCGTGGCTGAGGCCGACGCCGCGGTCGAAGCTGGCGGCGCCGAGCCAGAGCGGCCGGCCATCGTCGCCGATCGTGTTGGTCTGCCAGAAGCGGACGTGGTGGCGCCGGTCGGCACTGTCGCCGACTGGCTTTTCGAAAGCGAGATCCTGCGCGCGGCCTTCGAACAGCAGCCTGCTCATTGGCGCATCGGGGTAGGGGCGGGAAAACAGCACGCTTTCGCCGATGTCGATCGCCGTTCTCAGCGTCACGGCGTCGGCCGTGTCCCAACCGGCGACGGCGAAGGCGTGGACGATCTGCTTTTCGGTGCCGACGAGGCCGACATTGATGGGGTCGCCCGGAATGCCTTGCGGCGTATGCGTCACCATCTCGAAATGCTGGGTGCGGTAGCCGCGCTCCCGCCAGGTCCAGAACTCCGGCGCGGCAACGTAGGCCAAACCCAGATATCCGGCGCAAAGTGCCGCCAGCCAGATCGCCGCGCGCCGCCGAAGGCTTCGCTCACTCACGAGAGGCCACTCCCAAATGCATGCATCACTTTATGCGCCGTTGCATGGCTTGGGCAGAGGAAACCGCTCGTGGTCAGCGGCAGGCGCGATAGCCACTCTTGCGGTTCTTGATGTCGAAATGGAAATGGTTGCGGTGGTCGTAATTGTAGCCGGGGCCGAGTACCGTGGTGAAATACTGGCAGCCATCGGCGCGGACATTGTTGAGGAAGCCGCGGGTGCGGAAGGCGAACAGGCCGGGCTTGCGCACGTCGATGTCGTCGCCATTGTTGAGCTCGATGCTCATCACGTCGAGCGCATTGCCCTTGCCGTGCTCCGACAAGACACCTTCGCCGGCGATGTTGCGGCAGGAGTAGCTGGATCCCTGGTGGATGGTCTTCACGCCTGAAAAATACCGCCAGCGGGCGGCCGGCACGAGCTCGTTCCTGGTCCAGGTGGCGAAGGTGGCGGCCATGTTGCAGGTCAGCGTTGCGGCGGGCTTCATCTCGACGCTGCCGATGGCCGAGACCCTGACCGGATAGTCGATGCCGCACTGGCCCTCATGGATCGGCTGGACATCGGTGTAGACGACGCCGAGGCGTCGCAATTCGTTGCGGCAATCGACTTCGCTCTCCGGCATCTGCTCCGTCGGCGACATCGGCTCGTCCATGCGCGGATAGGCGGCGGTGATATAGGGGTTGGAGGGGACGAGGCGCTGCATGCCGGAATATTGGGGCGCCGAATACTGAGGTGCGGAATATTGGGGCGCCTCGGGCACGGCGGCGGTCTGGCTGCCGACGTCGACGGCCGGCTGCAGCGAAAATACGTCGCCGGTGTTGCAGGCCGAGAGGGCCGCGATGGCAAGCCCCGTCACCAGTCTGACAGCGGCCGAGCGCGCACGATTGTTCTGCCGCGCCATGGCAAGCATGGCGCCAAGTGTTCCGGCCATCGAAAGGCGTCCCGTCCCAGAGCTGATCCCGCAGGGATCATGCAGCCGATGGCACAAGGTTAATCGCCAAGGGTAAAGGAAAGATCAGCGCCGGCATTCACGCCTGGGGCCGAATTGCGGCGGTCACTGGCAGAAGGTGCCGCCGTGGCGGCGGGGCTCGAGGTCGAGGTGGAAATGCAGCGAATGGTCGGCGTCGCTGCCTGGACCAAGCACGGTCTTGAACGGCCCGCAGGCCGCCTTGCGCACCATGTCCAGGAATTGCGCGTCCGGGTCGGGCGGTGCCGGCCCGACCTCGATCTTCCTGCCGTCGGCCAGCGTGAAGCTGGCAATGTCGAGTGCATTGCCGAAAGCATGCTCCGACAGTTTTCCACCGGCGTGGCGCGGCCGGCAGACGAAGGCGGAGGCCTGGCCGACCGATTTCAGCTGCGTGCCGAACTTGGCCTTCACGGCAGGTTCGATGACGTCGGCGGCGAAGCGCGCCGCCGCCTCGGCCATGGCGCAGTTCATTTCGGCCTCTGGGCCGATGGCGACGGATTTGCCGAGCGTCTTCAGCGCGATCGGGTAGGGGATCGAACAGCCGATCGCCGGATCGTGCTCGGCCTTGTGTTCCTCGAAGTCGACGCCCATCGACTTCAGCCGCCGACGGCAAGCGAGTTCCTCCTCCGGCATTTTGGCCTCGGGGAGGGTAGCCGAGCGGGGATCGGGCAGTATTTTTCTCTCCGCAGCAGCCGGAGCTTTTTCGGGCGGTGTCGGCGCGCCGGCCGGGGGGGCTGCCTGTGCCGGCTTTTCGGCGGGCGTGGGAGGTGTTGCCGGTGGCTCGGATTGATCTGCCGGCAGGTCGACCGGGCGCGGCTCGGGTACCGGCACATCCGCTGGCGCGGCTTCGGATCCTGGCCCGGACCGATTGAGTTGCGGAACGGGCACGGTGTCGGGCAGTTCCGGCGCCTTGGCCAGGGCCGATCCGGCCAGCAGCGTCACCGCCGCCATGGACAGCGCCAATCCGCAAAGTCTCGTGAAGGTCAGCGCTGCCATCGCCGCCAAACGGCGGGCGCGTGCGGAAGTTGCCTTGGGAAGCGCATCCGACCGATCACAATCGGTTACCGGCACGTTACGCGCCGATCGCTTCCAGCCCTTCCTCCAGCCAATCGGCGAGCAGCGGCATGCCAAGCAGATATTTGGCCGTGCGCATGTTGGCGCGCTCGCGCGCGGCAGCTAGCGCGTCCGCCCACTCCGAGGCGTCGTAGTCGCCCCGGCCGACCCAGGCCAGCGCGACGAGTTCGGCCGCCTCGTCGACATTGAGGTCGTCGATCAGTTCGCGCAGTTCTTCCTCGGTCAGGTTTTCCGAGCTTTCTTCGACCAGCCCATCGTGATGATGGCTGTCATGCGTGTCGCCGTCGAACTCGATCTCGTGCTCGGCGCCGTCGGCATAATCCTCATTGACGGCAGCGCTGAGCGCCTTCGCCTTGAGAATGAACAGGCGCACGGTGTCGGGACCGATCGAAAGCTCCCACTCCCTTTCGAGGCGCTGCTGCACTGGCCTGCTCCGCATCCTCCGTTGGCCGTTGGCCGGATGATAGCGGATTTGTGGCGCGCGTCACGTCATGTTCGGCCTGTTTCAGGCAAAATGCCGGAAGCGCGGGTCTGAGGCGCAGGTTTTTTACGCGCTCCGCTTTTCCGGGATGAAAGAAGGTGGGCCTGGCGTTAGTATCCCATTGTCACCCTCTAGGAGGCTTCTATGCGCAGACGATTGCTGATTCAGGTCATGGCTGTTGTGGCTTTGCCGCTCTTTGTGGCGCCGGCCTTCACGGCCGGCGAAGGCGGTGGTGGAGGCGGCGGCGGTGGCGGCGGCAGCCCGACCGAGAAGTGCAAAAAGGGCGAGGTCTGGGACAAGAAGAAGCAGAAATGCGTGACGCCGAAGTACGGCATGCTGGATGACGACAACATCTACCAGGCAGGCCACGATCTCGCGATGGCCGGCCGCTATGACGAGGCGATTGCCGTGCTCAGCCTTGCCGCCAACAAGCAGGATCCGCGCATCCTCAACTATCTCGGCTATTCGCACCGCCATTCCGGCCGTATCACCGTCGGCCTCGGCTATTACGAGGAAGCGCTGCGCATCAATCCCGACTACACGCTGGTGCGTGAATATCTCGGCGAGGCGCATCTGCAGATCGGCGACCTTGCTGGCGCCCGCGAACAACTCAGCGAAATCGAAAAGCGCACCGGCAAGGGCTCGCGCGAATACGGCATGCTGGCCGAGCAGATCGATCATTTCATGAGAAGCTGATTCGACCTCGACATCCCTCCAGCCGGCTGCGAGCGATCGCAGCCGACTTTTTGTTGCCGGGTGCCGGCTAAGGATTGGCCTTGCCGCGATCGCCCTTGCAAAAGCAGCGGATGATTTTTTCGAAACGGATTTTTTGGCGTGAAAAACCCGCAAACATTGCTATATTCAGGCAAATTGCGGTGAAACGGTTCCGTTAGCCCAAGGCTGCCGGACCGTTTTCTTTTTGTACCCATCGACAAGGCCCATCCCCTAAAACGGGGGTGGTGGCAGGAAAGGTCAGGCATATGAACAAGGTCCCGATGACAGGCGAGGGGTTCGCGTCATTGAAGGAAGAACTGCGCTGGCGCCAGCAGGAAGAGCGGCCGCGCATCATCGAGGCGATCTCCGAAGCGCGCTCGCATGGCGACCTTTCCGAAAATGCCGAATATCACGCGGCCAAAGAGGCGCAGAGCCACAATGAGGGCCGCGTCAACGAGCTCGAGGACCTGATCGCGCGGGCCGAGGTGATCGACGTCACCAAGCTCAGCGGCGACAAGGTCAAGTTCGGTGCCACGGTGGTGCTGGTCGACGAGGACACCGAGGAGAAGAAGACCTACCAGATTGTCGGCGACCAGGAAGCGGACGTGAAGTCGGGCCGTATCTCGATCTCCTCGCCGATCGCGCGCGCGCTCATCGGCAAGGAAGTCGGCGATGCCATCGAAGTCAACGCGCCTGGCGGCGCGCGGGGGTATGAGATCGTCCAGGTGCAGTTCATCTAGGACCTTTTGATAATTCTACTCTGGCGGCCGACTAGAGCCTGATCCATCCCGATTGAATCGGGATGGGGCTCTATCTTCTTGTATGGCCATGATCTTTTCCGAAAACCGGTTCCCACTTTTCGGGATCATGGCCTGGCGCGGTTTTCTGCGCTTCCGGTGCTCACGTACTTTAAGTACGCTCCGCTCCGGTTCTCGAAACCCACGCTATTCGACTCGCCAGAACGAATTCTGAAAAGGTCCTACGCCGGTGCCTTTGAGCTGAGCACCAGCAGTCTCTCAGCTTCCGCCATCACCTCGGCTGGCGTGATTTTGTCGCCAGGAGCGGCGAGCAAGGTCGACGAGAACGGCCCGCGCGGGCCGGTGAGGCCGGGTTCGGTGGCCAGGAAGACGGCGACCGTCGGCAGGCCGAAGGCGCTGGCGAGGTGGGTGAGGCCGGTGTCGGCCCCGACGACCAGCGCCGAACGGCCGATGGCCGCGGCGATCACCGCCAGCGGCGATTTCGGCACCAGCGCCGCCTGCGGCACGGCCTTGGCGATCGCCTCGGCCACTGCTTTTTCAGGCCCGTTCGACCAGGTGACGACAGGCGTCATTCCCTTTTCAAGCAGCAGCCGGGCGGTCTCGATCCAGTCCTTGACCGGCCATTTCTTGTCCTCGCGGCTGGTGCCGTGCAGCAGGAAGGCGGTCTTGCCGCTTGTGCCGGCCAGACCGTCGGCCGGAGGCATGATGCCGGATTGGAGCCCGGAAAGATCGGGCTGGTAGCCGAGCGCCAGGCCGAACAGCCGCCGCGTCCGCTCGATGGCGTGCAGGTCGCGTGGCACTGCGTAGCGATGATCGTAGAACCATGTCGCCGACGGCTCGCGCGCGCTTTCCCGGTCGAAGCCGGCGATCGGCACCGCCGCCTGCTTCGCCACCAGAGCGGACTTCAGCAACCCTTGCGCATCGATGACGAGGTCGTACTTGGCGGCGCGCAGGGCGCGACGCAGGTTTTTCGCCTCACGCCATGTGTGGCTGTTGAAAAGCCGCTTGCGCCAGCGCCGGATTGCCACCATGTGGATGGCGCCGATCGCGGGGTGCAGGGCGACAATGCCGGCAAAGGCCTCTTCGACACACCAGTCGAAGGACACATCCGGCCGGTTGCGGCGCGCGTCCTCGACGGCCGGGAAGGTATGGATGACATCCCCCATCGAGGAGGTCTTGACGATCAGCACCTTCATGCGGCGGCCGGCATGTCCAGCAGCCGGTCCGCTGCCGCCGCGACCCGCGCGGCATCGAGCGTCTTCAGGCAGTTGAGATGGCCGAGCGGGCAGGTCTTCTGGTGGCAGGGCGAGCAGGACAGGCCAAGCCACACCAGCTCGGCGTGCGCGGAGAGCGGCGGCGTATTCTCAGGCGAGGTCGAGCCGTAGACGGCGACGATCGGCGTGCCGACGGCGGCGGCGACATGCATCAGCCCGCTGTCGTTCGAAACCGCGAGCTTTGCCGCTGATATCAGGTCGATGGCGTCCTCCAGCTTCGTCTTGCCGGCAAGGTCGACAGCGCCTGGCGCAAGTGCCGCGATCTCGGCCGTCACCTCGGCGTCGTTCTTGGAGCCGAGCAGCGCAACCTTGAGGCCCCTTGCCATCATCGCGCGCGCCAGTTCGGCGTAGCTTTCGCTCGGCCAGCGTTTCGCCGGACCGAATTCGGCGCCGGGCATCAGCGCCACGAAGTTTTTCGCACCGAGGCCCGACCGGTCGAGCAGCGCAGCCTGGTTGACAGCGTCGATGGTGAGCTTCGGAGCCTTGAAGGTGCCGCCGCGGGCGAGGCCGAAATAGGCGCGCGCGGTGCGCCGCTTCACCGCGCCGGGCAGCGGCACGATGTCGGTCAGCAGGCCGTAGCGCATTTCGCGCAAATTGCCGACGCGGCGCGGAATGCGGGCAAAGAACGGGATCAGCGCCGACTTCCAGCTGCCCGGCAGGACATAGGCCATGTCGTAGCGGCCGCGCAGCAGGCGGCCGAACCGTCTGCGGATGCGGAATTCGAGCGCGCCGGGCTTCAGCGGGAAATCGATTTGCTGGCGTACCTCCGGCATACGCTTGACCAGGGGGGCTGCCCAGGCCGGCGCCAGCACGTCGATCGCGGCGTTCGGATATTGCTCCTTCAGCGCCGAGAACAGGCACTGCGCCATGACCATGTCGCCCACCCAACGTGGGCCGATCACGAGGATCGCTGGGCTTTCAGCCATTCGACATAGTCTCTGACACCGGTTTCGACAGTCCGGAATTGGCCATTGTAACCGGCCGCGCGCAAGCGGGACATATCAGCTTGGGTGAAACTCTGGTAGCTGCCCTTGAGATGGTCGGGGAAGTCGATGAATTCGATCCTGCCCTTGCCAAGCGTGTCGATGACGGTGTCGGCGATGGCGCGGAACGGCTGGGCGCGGCCGGTGCCGCAGTTGAAGATGCCGCTCGAGCCACGTTTCCACAGCCATAGATTGACGTCGGCGACATCGCCGACATGGATGAAGTCTCGGCTCTGCTCGCCGGGCCCAAAGCCGTCATAGGCGCCGAACAGCTTCGGATTCTCGCCGCGCTCGACCTGGTTGAACAGATGGAAGGCGACCGAGGCCATGGCGCCCTTATGCGCCTCGCGCGGTCCGTAGACGTTGAAATAGCGCAGGCCCGCCACTTGCGAATGGTCGGTGTCGAAGACGTTGCGGCGGACATAGTCGTCGAACAGCTTCTTGGAATAGGCATAGACGTTGAGCGGCCGCTCGAACTCGGGTTCCTCGCGGAACTCGCTGCCGCCGCCATAGACCGACGCCGAGGAGGCGTAGAGGAAGGGCACGCGCAGCGCCAGGCAGGCATGCAGCAGTCGCTTCGAATACGCGTAGTTGACCTCCATCATGTATTTGCCGTTCCACTCGGTGGTGGTCGAGCAGGCGCCCTGGTGGAACACGGCCTCGATGCGGCCGAGCCCGCCGCCTTCCAGGCGCGCCAGGAAATCGTCCTTGTCGAGATAGTCGGCGATATGGAGGTCGGCGAGGTTGGCGATCTTGTGGCCGTCGGTGAGGTCGTCGACGACGAGGATGTCGCTGTGGCCCTCGGCATTGAGCGCGGCGACGATGTTGGAGCCGATCATGCCGGCGCCGC
This window encodes:
- a CDS encoding hemolysin family protein, whose amino-acid sequence is MLYVEIAIVAVLICVNGLLAMSELAIVSSRPARLKTMIDRNVKGAGRALALGSNPGKFLSSVQIGITLVGVLSGAFSGATLGERLAQYLASYGIRESVADPLGVAIVVAIITYASLIVGELVPKQIALRDPERVAARAAPAMTVLATISAPLVFLLDISGRAVLWLLGQRGEAEEKVTDEEIKMLVAEAEHHGTIESDERRMIAGVMRLGDRAVRAVMTPRTEVDWINLQSDETAIRKLLMETQHSRLPAGDGGVDAMIGVVQTRDVLAAILGGRVLEPRKHVRAAPIVHDQADALDVLSKLKESDVPMALVHDEYGHFEGIVTPADILEAITGVFRADLDAGEEENAVKREDGSWLLAGYMQADEMAEVLGIDLPENRDYETVAGYVLSHLHHLPATGECVDAQGWRFEVVDLDGRRIDKLIATRLSSGHRELAR
- a CDS encoding LssY C-terminal domain-containing protein, which translates into the protein MSERSLRRRAAIWLAALCAGYLGLAYVAAPEFWTWRERGYRTQHFEMVTHTPQGIPGDPINVGLVGTEKQIVHAFAVAGWDTADAVTLRTAIDIGESVLFSRPYPDAPMSRLLFEGRAQDLAFEKPVGDSADRRHHVRFWQTNTIGDDGRPLWLGAASFDRGVGLSHDTGAITHHIGPDIDAERNFLIADLSAAGMLISTSEITGIGATQAGRNGGGDPYFTDGMAVIGVMKHLP
- a CDS encoding extensin-like domain-containing protein encodes the protein MAGTLGAMLAMARQNNRARSAAVRLVTGLAIAALSACNTGDVFSLQPAVDVGSQTAAVPEAPQYSAPQYSAPQYSGMQRLVPSNPYITAAYPRMDEPMSPTEQMPESEVDCRNELRRLGVVYTDVQPIHEGQCGIDYPVRVSAIGSVEMKPAATLTCNMAATFATWTRNELVPAARWRYFSGVKTIHQGSSYSCRNIAGEGVLSEHGKGNALDVMSIELNNGDDIDVRKPGLFAFRTRGFLNNVRADGCQYFTTVLGPGYNYDHRNHFHFDIKNRKSGYRACR
- a CDS encoding extensin-like domain-containing protein; the encoded protein is MAALTFTRLCGLALSMAAVTLLAGSALAKAPELPDTVPVPQLNRSGPGSEAAPADVPVPEPRPVDLPADQSEPPATPPTPAEKPAQAAPPAGAPTPPEKAPAAAERKILPDPRSATLPEAKMPEEELACRRRLKSMGVDFEEHKAEHDPAIGCSIPYPIALKTLGKSVAIGPEAEMNCAMAEAAARFAADVIEPAVKAKFGTQLKSVGQASAFVCRPRHAGGKLSEHAFGNALDIASFTLADGRKIEVGPAPPDPDAQFLDMVRKAACGPFKTVLGPGSDADHSLHFHLDLEPRRHGGTFCQ
- a CDS encoding DUF3775 domain-containing protein, whose translation is MQQRLEREWELSIGPDTVRLFILKAKALSAAVNEDYADGAEHEIEFDGDTHDSHHHDGLVEESSENLTEEELRELIDDLNVDEAAELVALAWVGRGDYDASEWADALAAARERANMRTAKYLLGMPLLADWLEEGLEAIGA
- a CDS encoding tetratricopeptide repeat protein; this translates as MRRRLLIQVMAVVALPLFVAPAFTAGEGGGGGGGGGGGSPTEKCKKGEVWDKKKQKCVTPKYGMLDDDNIYQAGHDLAMAGRYDEAIAVLSLAANKQDPRILNYLGYSHRHSGRITVGLGYYEEALRINPDYTLVREYLGEAHLQIGDLAGAREQLSEIEKRTGKGSREYGMLAEQIDHFMRS
- the greA gene encoding transcription elongation factor GreA, which encodes MNKVPMTGEGFASLKEELRWRQQEERPRIIEAISEARSHGDLSENAEYHAAKEAQSHNEGRVNELEDLIARAEVIDVTKLSGDKVKFGATVVLVDEDTEEKKTYQIVGDQEADVKSGRISISSPIARALIGKEVGDAIEVNAPGGARGYEIVQVQFI
- the waaC gene encoding lipopolysaccharide heptosyltransferase I, producing MKVLIVKTSSMGDVIHTFPAVEDARRNRPDVSFDWCVEEAFAGIVALHPAIGAIHMVAIRRWRKRLFNSHTWREAKNLRRALRAAKYDLVIDAQGLLKSALVAKQAAVPIAGFDRESAREPSATWFYDHRYAVPRDLHAIERTRRLFGLALGYQPDLSGLQSGIMPPADGLAGTSGKTAFLLHGTSREDKKWPVKDWIETARLLLEKGMTPVVTWSNGPEKAVAEAIAKAVPQAALVPKSPLAVIAAAIGRSALVVGADTGLTHLASAFGLPTVAVFLATEPGLTGPRGPFSSTLLAAPGDKITPAEVMAEAERLLVLSSKAPA
- the waaF gene encoding lipopolysaccharide heptosyltransferase II, with product MAESPAILVIGPRWVGDMVMAQCLFSALKEQYPNAAIDVLAPAWAAPLVKRMPEVRQQIDFPLKPGALEFRIRRRFGRLLRGRYDMAYVLPGSWKSALIPFFARIPRRVGNLREMRYGLLTDIVPLPGAVKRRTARAYFGLARGGTFKAPKLTIDAVNQAALLDRSGLGAKNFVALMPGAEFGPAKRWPSESYAELARAMMARGLKVALLGSKNDAEVTAEIAALAPGAVDLAGKTKLEDAIDLISAAKLAVSNDSGLMHVAAAVGTPIVAVYGSTSPENTPPLSAHAELVWLGLSCSPCHQKTCPLGHLNCLKTLDAARVAAAADRLLDMPAAA
- the rfaD gene encoding ADP-glyceromanno-heptose 6-epimerase, with protein sequence MIIVTGGAGMIGSNIVAALNAEGHSDILVVDDLTDGHKIANLADLHIADYLDKDDFLARLEGGGLGRIEAVFHQGACSTTTEWNGKYMMEVNYAYSKRLLHACLALRVPFLYASSASVYGGGSEFREEPEFERPLNVYAYSKKLFDDYVRRNVFDTDHSQVAGLRYFNVYGPREAHKGAMASVAFHLFNQVERGENPKLFGAYDGFGPGEQSRDFIHVGDVADVNLWLWKRGSSGIFNCGTGRAQPFRAIADTVIDTLGKGRIEFIDFPDHLKGSYQSFTQADMSRLRAAGYNGQFRTVETGVRDYVEWLKAQRSS